The proteins below come from a single Pristiophorus japonicus isolate sPriJap1 chromosome 18, sPriJap1.hap1, whole genome shotgun sequence genomic window:
- the LOC139229133 gene encoding N-acetyllactosaminide beta-1,3-N-acetylglucosaminyltransferase 3-like: MRRLQRVLEKVVLFAIIILGLVFIFRDEEPSGQSVTVTPETVRPDRLHDLVATRAEKAELAPRCEANETVLDLPTFAEQPQHIKNYLMYKHCREFNLIQNVPDKCGGRARSQGVFLLLVIKSDPFNHDRRDMVRRTWGKEREFRGVRIRRVFISAVSPDQKERGKLNRVLAMENRQHRDILQWDFLDTFFNLTLKQYKLLQWVADYCPKAQFIFNGDDDVFANTDNMVDYLLSVEGGQKGGRHLYVGHLISGVGPIRETWSKYYIPEVVTTSRSYPPYAGGGGILMSRYTAGAIRGVSRELELYPIDDVFFGMCLAKAGLAPRAHMGFRTAGVRVPSPKDDSFDPCFYRELLLVHRFRPFELLLMWDAVHNASLRCAWSPQRSVLKQIKGSSNW, translated from the coding sequence ATGAGAAGGCTGCAAAGGGTCCTTGAAAAGGTTGTGCTGTTTGCCATCATCATCCTGGGACTGGTGTTCATCTTCAGGGATGAAGAACCATCGGGACAGAGTGTCACCGTTACCCCGGAGACCGTCCGCCCTGACCGTTTGCACGACCTTGTCGCCACCAGAGCAGAGAAGGCGGAGCTTGCGCCGCGGTGCGAGGCAAACGAGACGGTCCTGGACTTGCCAACGTTCGCTGAGCAGCCACAGCACATCAAAAACTACCTGATGTACAAGCACTGTCGGGAATTCAACCTCATCCAGAACGTGCCGGACAAGTGCGGAGGTCGCGCACGGTCCCAAGGCGTCTTCTTGCTGCTGGTGATCAAATCTGACCCCTTCAATCACGACCGGCGAGACATGGTGAGGAGGACCTGGGGGAAAGAGCGAGAGTTCAGAGGGGTCCGCATCAGGAGGGTCTTCATCTCTGCCGTGTCTCCCGACCAAAAGGAACGGGGGAAGCTGAACCGCGTCCTAGCGATGGAGAACCGCCAACACCGGGACATCTTGCAGTGGGACTTCCTGGACACCTTCTTCAACCTGACCCTCAAACAGTACAAGCTGCTGCAGTGGGTGGCCGACTATTGCCCCAAAGCCCAGTTCATCTTCAATGGAGACGATGACGTCTTCGCCAACACGGACAACATGGTCGACTATCTGCTGAGTGTGGAGGGGGGCCAAAAGGGAGGGCGGCACCTGTACGTGGGACACCTGATTTCTGGGGTGGGGCCCATCCGCGAGACGTGGAGCAAGTACTACATCCCGGAGGTGGTGACCACCTCGCGCTCCTACCCGCCGTATGCCGGGGGAGGGGGCATCCTCATGTCCAGGTACACGGCGGGCGCTATCCGCGGTGTCTCCCGGGAACTCGAGCTGTACCCCATCGACGACGTGTTCTTCGGGATGTGCCTGGCCAAAGCCGGGCTTGCCCCCCGCGCGCACATGGGGTTCAGGACGGCCGGGGTGAGGGTCCCATCACCCAAGGATGACTCTTTCGATCCGTGCTTTTACCGCGAACTCCTCCTCGTGCACCGCTTCCGCCCGTTCGAGCTGCTGCTGATGTGGGACGCGGTGCACAACGCCAGCCTGAGATGTGCGTGGTCACCGCAGAGATCGGTGCTCAAACAAATAAAGGGATCGAGCAATTGGTGA